One genomic window of Rhinolophus ferrumequinum isolate MPI-CBG mRhiFer1 chromosome 23, mRhiFer1_v1.p, whole genome shotgun sequence includes the following:
- the MMP24OS gene encoding protein MMP24OS produces MGAQLSGGGGAAAQAQPQPQLAVPEGPERPRPEPSPWGPLDDVRFLIVCTSWY; encoded by the coding sequence ATGGGCGCTCAGctgagcggcggcggcggcgccgcGGCGCAGGCACAGCCCCAGCCTCAGCTCGCGGTGCCCGAGGGCCCTGAGCGGCCCCGGCCGGAGCCCAGTCCCTGGGGGCCGCTGGACGACGTGCGCTTCCTCATCGTCTGCACGTCTTGGTACTGA
- the MMP24 gene encoding matrix metalloproteinase-24 isoform X2 yields the protein MQQFYGIPVTGVLDQTTIEWMKKPRCGVPDHPHLSRKRRNKRYALTGQKWRQKHITYSIHNYTPKVGELDTRKAIRQAFDVWQKVTPLTFEEVPYHEIKSDRKEADIMIFFASGFHGDSSPFDGEGGFLAHAYFPGPGIGGDTHFDSDEPWTLGNANHDGNDLFLVAVHELGHALGLEHSNDPSAIMAPFYQYMETHNFKLPQDDLQGIQKIYGPPAEPLEPTRPLPTLPVRRIHSPSERKHERQPRPPRPPLGDRPSTPGAKPNICDGNFNTVALFRGEMFVFKDRWFWRLRNNRVQEGYPMQIEQFWKGLPARIDAAYERADGRFVFFKGDKYWVFKEVTVEPGYPHSLGELGSCLPREGIDTALRWEPVGKTYFFKGERYWRYSEERRATDPGYPKPITVWKGIPQAPQGAFISKEGYYTYFYKGRDYWKFDNQKLSVEPGYPRNILRDWMGCNQKEVERRKERRLPQDDVDIMVTINDVPGSVNAVAVVIPCILSLCILVLVYTIFQFKNKAGPQPVTYYKRPVQEWV from the exons ATGGATGAAGAAGCCCCGATGCGGTGTCCCTGACCACCCCCACCTGAGCCGTAAGCGGAGAAACAAGCGCTATGCCCTGACTGGACAGAAGTGGAGGCAGAAACACATCACCTACAG CATTCACAACTATACCCCAAAGGTGGGTGAGCTGGACACACGGAAAGCTATTCGCCAGGCTTTCGATGTGTGGCAGAAGGTGACCCCACTGACCTTTGAAGAGGTGCCATACCATGAGATCAAAAGTGACCGGAAGGAGGCTGACATCATGATCTTCTTTGCTTCTGGCTTCCATGGCGACAGCTCCCCATTTGATGGGGAAGGAGGATTCCTGGCCCACGCCTACTTCCCTGGCCCCGGAATTGGAGGGGATACTCACTTTGACTCAGATGAGCCGTGGACGCTAGGAAACGCCAACCATGACG GGAACGACCTCTTCCTGGTGGCTGTGCACGAGCTGGGACATGCGCTGGGACTGGAGCACTCCAACGACCCCAGCGCCATCATGGCACCCTTCTACCAGTATATGGAGACACACAACTTCAAGCTGCCTCAGGATGATCTCCAGGGCATCCAGAAGATCTACG GACCCCCAGCCGAGCCCCTGGAGCCCACAAGGCCTCTCCCCACGCTCCCCGTCCGCAGGATCCATTCACCGTCTGAGAGGAAGCATGAGCGCCAGCCCAGGCCCCCTCGGCCACCCCTCGGGGACCGGCCATCCACACCTGGCGCCAAACCCAACATCTGTGATGGCAACTTCAACACAGTGGCCCTCTTCCGGGGCGAGATGTTTGTGTTTAAG GATCGCTGGTTCTGGCGCCTGCGCAATAACCGGGTGCAGGAGGGCTATCCCATGCAGATCGAGCAGTTCTGGAAGGGGCTGCCTGCCCGCATAGATGCAGCCTACGAAAGGGCTGATGGAAGATTTGTCTTCTTCAAAG GTGACAAGTACTGGGTGTTTAAGGAGGTGACAGTAGAGCCTGGGTACCCTCACAGCCTGGGGGAGCTGGGCAGCTGTCTGCCCCGAGAAGGCATTGACACGGCTCTGCGCTGGGAACCTGTGGGCAAGACCTACTTCTTCAAAGGCGAGCGGTACTGGCGCTACAGCGAGGAGCGACGGGCCACAGACCCTGGCTACCCCAAGCCCATCACCGTGTGGAAGGGCATCCCGCAGGCTCCCCAAGGGGCCTTCATCAGCAAGGAAGGAT ATTACACCTACTTCTACAAGGGCCGGGACTACTGGAAGTTTGACAACCAGAAACTGAGCGTGGAGCCTGGCTACCCGCGCAACATCCTGCGTGACTGGATGGGCTGCAACCAGAAGGAGGTGGAGCGGCGCAAGGAGCGGCGGCTGCCCCAGGACGACGTGGACATCATGGTGACCATCAATGACGTGCCAGGCTCTGTGAATGCAGTGGCTGTGGTCATCCCCTGCATCCTGTCCCTCTGCATTCTGGTGCTGGTTTATACCATCTTCCAGTTCAAGAACAAGGCAGGCCCTCAGCCTGTCACGTACTATAAGCGGCCAGTCCAGGAGTGGGTGTGA